One genomic window of Methanomassiliicoccus sp. includes the following:
- a CDS encoding site-specific integrase — translation MPGGAGRGGRAVGKGRSDDETLTKRQPPLRSEGANATHGRSGSSSSVSRKKGRPGRKRGARSTGRYPFVAWINKYLRNCGLADETIKERRRRLTRIFHDLQLLESDGKIGTTNPEKMTENEVGAFVDSLIARGKKGKDFEHDVTALNGLLKNANNLAIESLKNRYPAKFRKSIKTGRYPPLNGEEFNFIIQGAERVDPANWYKMESYAIVVLGLASGARHKELKEGKVHDLCLRSGDEHYHIEHPKGEDSYGETRDPPLRPECQPFLRKYLQKRKEMLVKRPDNEFLFPALRDKADGKLSSNSITRMVRFVGQDAQVVKLDLHKCRRTFGQMLLDEGVSIEVVSVLMGHASTAMTEKFYCRRRQQQASFSVRNIWSKNVPEPTPKTMPDVKNPLIDKNSWNAGYA, via the coding sequence ATGCCAGGCGGAGCGGGGCGGGGGGGTCGAGCGGTCGGAAAGGGTCGCTCGGACGACGAAACCTTAACGAAGCGGCAGCCCCCTCTCCGCTCCGAGGGCGCTAATGCTACGCACGGTCGCAGCGGCAGCAGCTCCTCCGTCAGCAGAAAGAAGGGCAGACCGGGCAGAAAGAGGGGGGCGAGGTCAACGGGCCGCTATCCCTTCGTAGCCTGGATCAACAAATATCTTAGAAACTGTGGATTGGCCGACGAGACGATAAAAGAAAGGAGAAGAAGATTGACGCGAATATTTCACGATCTCCAGCTCCTGGAATCGGACGGCAAGATTGGCACGACCAATCCGGAGAAGATGACCGAGAATGAAGTGGGTGCTTTCGTGGACTCATTGATAGCGAGGGGGAAGAAGGGCAAGGACTTCGAACATGATGTCACCGCCCTGAACGGCCTCTTGAAAAACGCCAATAATTTGGCGATCGAGTCCCTGAAGAACCGGTACCCGGCCAAGTTCCGCAAATCGATCAAGACCGGAAGATATCCTCCCTTGAACGGAGAGGAGTTCAACTTCATCATCCAAGGTGCCGAAAGGGTCGATCCCGCGAACTGGTACAAGATGGAATCCTACGCCATCGTCGTTCTCGGTCTGGCCTCGGGAGCGAGGCACAAGGAACTGAAGGAAGGAAAGGTCCACGACCTCTGCCTCAGGAGCGGGGACGAACATTACCACATCGAGCATCCCAAAGGCGAGGATTCCTACGGGGAAACCAGAGACCCGCCCCTGAGACCCGAGTGCCAACCATTCCTGAGAAAATATCTTCAGAAAAGAAAGGAGATGCTTGTCAAGCGACCGGATAACGAGTTCCTGTTTCCTGCCCTCAGGGACAAAGCCGATGGCAAGCTATCGTCCAACAGCATCACTCGGATGGTGCGGTTCGTAGGTCAAGATGCTCAGGTGGTCAAGCTCGACCTCCACAAGTGCCGGAGAACCTTCGGCCAAATGCTCCTTGACGAGGGAGTGAGCATCGAAGTGGTGAGCGTGCTCATGGGGCATGCGAGCACTGCAATGACGGAGAAGTTCTATTGTCGCCGAAGGCAGCAGCAGGCATCATTTAGCGTTCGGAACATATGGAGCAAGAATGTCCCGGAGCCGACGCCAAAAACGATGCCAGATGTCAAAAACCCTCTGATTGACAAAAATAGTTGGAATGCTGGATACGCTTGA
- a CDS encoding fibronectin type III domain-containing protein, translated as MSEMEHFEVTVDHVEITSASSYTVKLIWDHPASGYSVFYQGPNGTLVRYAEGATIDVSVAVIPALSSGTYQFIVQALNGTSIVAVGVLNLEILNIYSNSSYGSSGSTANGSIINSMNYTMAGSDLSKITGYTVYRSVNGSDFLPYLWLSEPAFEVVEPGGEGSMYLYSVYANASGVQYYIGTTGGGITKDPEPPAWAPILPVIAFIGIIGFAFIYDRW; from the coding sequence ATGAGCGAAATGGAACACTTCGAGGTGACGGTGGATCATGTTGAGATAACTAGCGCTTCGAGCTATACGGTCAAACTGATCTGGGACCACCCTGCCTCGGGCTATTCCGTTTTCTATCAGGGTCCGAACGGCACTCTGGTCCGCTACGCGGAAGGGGCGACGATCGACGTTTCGGTCGCGGTCATACCTGCCCTGAGCAGTGGGACCTACCAGTTCATAGTGCAAGCGCTGAACGGGACGAGCATCGTGGCGGTAGGAGTGCTCAACCTGGAGATACTGAACATCTATTCGAACTCATCCTATGGCTCGAGCGGCTCGACAGCGAACGGCTCCATCATCAACTCCATGAATTACACGATGGCCGGGAGCGACCTATCGAAGATAACTGGCTACACCGTCTACCGCTCGGTGAACGGTAGCGACTTCCTCCCGTATCTGTGGCTGAGCGAGCCGGCTTTCGAGGTCGTAGAGCCGGGCGGGGAGGGCTCGATGTATCTCTACAGCGTATATGCCAACGCCTCGGGTGTTCAGTACTACATAGGCACGACAGGTGGCGGCATTACAAAGGATCCTGAACCACCCGCCTGGGCTCCCATTCTGCCGGTCATCGCATTCATCGGCATAATCGGTTTTGCCTTCATCTATGATAGATGGTAA